From a region of the Microbacterium sp. nov. GSS16 genome:
- a CDS encoding ABC transporter substrate-binding protein, with amino-acid sequence MSVTSPRAVRIAASAATLALLGSALVGCSSDGRETIRFTFSKREAIEFMTKLVADYNASQDDVRVEIDTSGVDVVSASFVRGNPPDIMLANYNYEVARFVQRCALSDLSGTDAAKSVREDLQPLMEQYGSCEGRTSALPYSVMAASVIYNKQIFAEQGLEVPRTWDELLQVADQLKQAGITPFYGTFKDDWTVGQGWYDYSVGGSLDVLEFFDALAKEGTEVGPESEVSFQKNFAEPMDRMLTLASDYTNDDAASRGYGDGNLAFSKGEAAMYLQGPWAFSEIAKTAPDLELGTFPLPMTDDPDDLAVRVNMDLAAMIPEESRHKEAARDFLEYLYQPEHIEEYNASQLGFTPLEDAAAPDDPRIEGMIEYYDEGRIYQGPSVLVPKTIPVFNYAQAMVLGADPDDILRTMDADWARIAFRAPAPTSQTKESAE; translated from the coding sequence GTGTCTGTCACATCTCCTCGCGCGGTGCGCATCGCGGCGAGCGCCGCGACGCTCGCGCTGCTCGGCTCGGCCCTGGTCGGCTGTTCGTCGGACGGCCGCGAGACCATCCGCTTCACCTTCAGCAAACGCGAGGCGATCGAGTTCATGACCAAGCTCGTCGCCGACTACAACGCCTCGCAGGACGACGTGCGCGTCGAGATCGACACATCCGGCGTCGACGTCGTCTCGGCCAGCTTCGTGCGCGGCAACCCGCCCGACATCATGCTCGCCAACTACAACTACGAGGTCGCGCGCTTCGTGCAGCGCTGCGCGCTCAGCGATCTCAGCGGCACCGACGCCGCGAAGAGCGTGCGCGAGGATCTGCAGCCGCTCATGGAGCAGTACGGGTCATGCGAAGGGCGCACCAGCGCACTGCCCTATTCGGTGATGGCCGCGTCGGTCATCTACAACAAGCAGATCTTCGCCGAGCAGGGCCTCGAGGTCCCGCGCACGTGGGACGAGCTGCTGCAGGTCGCCGATCAGCTGAAGCAGGCCGGGATCACCCCGTTCTACGGCACCTTCAAAGACGACTGGACGGTGGGTCAGGGCTGGTACGACTACTCGGTCGGAGGGTCGCTCGACGTGCTCGAGTTCTTCGACGCCCTCGCGAAGGAGGGCACCGAGGTGGGCCCCGAGTCGGAGGTCTCGTTCCAGAAGAATTTCGCCGAGCCGATGGACCGGATGCTGACGCTCGCGTCCGACTACACCAACGACGACGCGGCCAGTCGCGGCTACGGCGACGGCAACCTCGCCTTCTCGAAGGGGGAGGCGGCCATGTACCTGCAGGGGCCGTGGGCGTTCAGCGAGATCGCGAAGACCGCCCCCGACCTCGAGCTCGGCACCTTCCCGCTGCCGATGACCGACGACCCCGACGACCTCGCCGTGCGCGTCAACATGGACCTCGCGGCGATGATCCCCGAGGAGTCTCGCCACAAAGAGGCTGCCCGGGACTTCCTCGAGTACCTCTACCAGCCCGAGCACATCGAGGAGTACAACGCATCGCAGCTCGGCTTCACCCCGCTCGAAGACGCCGCCGCGCCGGATGATCCGCGCATCGAGGGGATGATCGAGTACTACGACGAGGGCCGCATCTACCAGGGCCCCTCGGTTCTCGTTCCCAAGACGATCCCCGTCTTCAACTACGCGCAGGCCATGGTGCTCGGGGCCGACCCCGACGACATCCTGCGCACGATGGACGCCGACTGGGCGCGCATCGCCTTCCGCGCCCCTGCGCCCACCAGCCAGACGAAGGAGTCGGCAGAATGA
- a CDS encoding ROK family protein produces the protein MSDISADLGTGRASVGAVLDYAWTAGEFTATDAMASTAITRSTAIEALATLVGAGILTELPNARAAGAYRAGRPARRFTLCPDLGVVAGIDAGDTHLAVTIADLLDTSLAHRRVDLDPEQTPDERRATILQHLEQSLADAGRTRESLLSICVGVAAPVDREGTSPPHPQGFWERTNPALATALTDWAPVVEVKNDALLAAVAEGSLGAAVGCRDYVALLAGERFGGGVVVDGHLLHGAHGGVGEGVVFDHIVGVGSAVGLSHTVQDEVRSAVEDGEIDRRGLIGRLSDAVRIDPRVVLVAAAEGDRDAVLVCSRVGERLARIVGVLSSMYDPARVIVCGAIAESIQPVITAARAMLPAQMHLPAPDLLASSLGAEVVSLGAVATARRAARERAVPLLAERRLATA, from the coding sequence GTGAGCGATATCTCCGCAGATCTCGGCACCGGCAGAGCCAGCGTCGGAGCGGTGCTCGACTACGCCTGGACCGCGGGAGAGTTCACGGCGACGGATGCCATGGCATCCACCGCCATCACCCGATCCACCGCCATCGAGGCGCTCGCGACGCTGGTCGGCGCAGGGATCCTCACCGAGCTGCCGAATGCGCGGGCGGCCGGCGCGTACCGGGCGGGCCGGCCCGCTCGACGCTTCACGCTCTGCCCCGATCTGGGCGTGGTCGCCGGCATCGACGCCGGCGACACGCACCTCGCTGTCACGATCGCCGACCTGCTCGACACCTCCCTCGCGCATCGCCGCGTCGACCTCGATCCCGAGCAGACGCCTGATGAGCGCCGCGCCACGATCCTGCAGCACCTCGAGCAGTCCCTGGCCGACGCCGGGCGCACGCGCGAGTCGCTGCTGTCGATCTGCGTGGGCGTCGCCGCCCCTGTCGACCGTGAGGGCACCTCTCCCCCGCACCCCCAGGGGTTCTGGGAGCGGACCAACCCGGCTCTCGCGACGGCGCTCACCGACTGGGCGCCGGTCGTCGAGGTCAAGAACGATGCTCTGCTCGCTGCGGTCGCCGAAGGGTCTCTGGGCGCAGCGGTCGGATGCCGCGACTACGTCGCGCTGCTGGCCGGCGAGCGCTTCGGCGGCGGAGTGGTCGTCGACGGGCACCTGCTGCACGGCGCGCACGGCGGCGTCGGCGAGGGCGTGGTGTTCGATCACATCGTCGGCGTGGGCTCGGCCGTCGGTCTGAGCCACACCGTGCAGGACGAGGTGCGCTCGGCGGTCGAGGACGGCGAGATCGATCGGCGGGGGCTGATCGGACGCCTGTCGGATGCCGTGCGCATCGATCCGCGCGTCGTGCTCGTCGCCGCCGCCGAGGGCGATCGGGATGCGGTGCTCGTCTGCTCGCGGGTCGGAGAGAGGCTCGCACGGATCGTGGGCGTGCTCAGCAGCATGTACGACCCCGCTCGTGTGATCGTGTGCGGCGCGATCGCCGAGAGCATCCAACCGGTGATCACAGCGGCTCGTGCGATGCTGCCCGCTCAGATGCACCTCCCGGCGCCCGATCTGCTCGCCTCATCGCTCGGTGCCGAGGTGGTCTCGCTCGGCGCGGTGGCCACGGCACGGCGGGCGGCGCGCGAGCGCGCCGTGCCGCTGCTGGCCGAGCGCAGACTCGCAACGGCGTGA
- a CDS encoding carbohydrate ABC transporter permease, whose amino-acid sequence MSTTSTVITQGDRTRRRSSRRVEPIYYFFLVPTLVLFTLAITVPGVIGIFFSFTDSIGLGDWSFNGLTNYIAMFSDPAILQSYLFTFGFSIATVIVVNFVAFLLAVGLTSRIRFKTGLRTIFVIPMVISGIIIAYVFNFLFSNSIPAAGAATGIGWLQTSLLANPDLAWVAIVIVTAWQAIPGTMLIYIAGLLSVPGDVYEAASIDGATKTQQLMRITVPLVAGYVVINVILGFKGFLNAYDIIVGLTNGGPGTATRSVAMTIIAGFNGGDYAYQMANATIFFIVAVLISLLQLSLTRGRNAL is encoded by the coding sequence ATGAGCACCACGTCCACGGTCATCACGCAGGGCGATCGCACACGCCGACGCAGCAGTCGTCGGGTCGAGCCGATCTACTACTTCTTCCTCGTCCCCACCCTCGTGCTGTTCACCCTGGCGATCACCGTCCCCGGCGTGATCGGCATCTTCTTCAGCTTCACCGACTCGATCGGGCTCGGCGACTGGAGCTTCAACGGCCTGACGAACTACATCGCGATGTTCAGCGACCCGGCCATCCTGCAGAGCTACCTGTTCACGTTCGGGTTCTCGATCGCGACGGTGATCGTCGTCAACTTCGTCGCGTTCCTGCTCGCCGTGGGGCTCACCTCGCGCATCCGGTTCAAGACGGGCCTGCGCACGATCTTCGTCATCCCGATGGTGATCTCGGGCATCATCATCGCCTACGTCTTCAACTTCCTCTTCTCGAACTCGATCCCCGCCGCCGGCGCGGCGACGGGCATCGGCTGGCTGCAGACCAGCCTGCTGGCCAACCCCGACCTCGCCTGGGTCGCCATCGTCATCGTCACGGCGTGGCAGGCGATCCCCGGCACGATGCTCATCTACATCGCGGGACTGCTCTCTGTGCCCGGCGACGTGTACGAGGCCGCGTCGATCGACGGTGCGACCAAGACGCAGCAGCTCATGCGCATCACCGTCCCTCTCGTGGCCGGCTACGTGGTGATCAATGTCATCCTCGGGTTCAAGGGCTTCCTGAACGCCTACGACATCATCGTCGGCCTCACCAACGGCGGCCCGGGCACCGCCACCCGCAGCGTCGCGATGACGATCATCGCGGGCTTCAACGGCGGCGACTACGCCTACCAGATGGCGAACGCGACGATCTTCTTCATCGTCGCCGTGCTCATCTCCCTGCTCCAGCTCTCGCTGACGCGCGGAAGGAATGCGCTCTGA